A window of the Acidobacteriota bacterium genome harbors these coding sequences:
- the thiE gene encoding thiamine phosphate synthase, whose protein sequence is MRCDPARLALYLVTDRRMRPDLPLPELVRRAVAGGVTCVQLREKEIEGGEFYRLALALGEALAGSGVPLIINDRVDVAAVVPCAGVHLGQKDLPLEASRRILGPDAVIGISVNTPAEAVAAERGGADYLGAGPAFPTGTKLDTDPLLGPAGLRAVAAAVRIPVVAIGGIHTGNVRELRGIGLAGVSVVSAICAAPDPAAAASELRQLTI, encoded by the coding sequence ATGCGCTGTGATCCAGCCCGTCTCGCGCTCTATCTGGTCACGGACCGCCGGATGCGCCCCGACCTGCCGCTGCCGGAGCTGGTCCGCCGGGCGGTGGCCGGCGGGGTGACGTGCGTGCAGCTCCGCGAAAAGGAGATCGAAGGCGGCGAATTTTACCGCCTGGCTCTGGCTTTGGGCGAGGCGCTGGCGGGCTCCGGCGTTCCCCTCATCATCAACGACCGGGTGGATGTGGCCGCCGTCGTCCCCTGCGCCGGCGTGCACCTCGGCCAGAAGGACCTGCCGCTCGAGGCCTCTCGCCGGATCCTCGGTCCCGATGCGGTCATCGGCATTTCGGTCAACACGCCGGCGGAAGCCGTGGCGGCCGAGCGGGGCGGCGCCGACTACCTCGGCGCCGGGCCCGCCTTCCCCACCGGCACGAAGCTGGACACCGACCCGCTGCTGGGTCCGGCGGGGCTGCGGGCCGTCGCCGCCGCGGTGCGCATCCCGGTGGTGGCCATCGGCGGCATTCACACCGGCAACGTGCGTGAACTGAGGGGAATCGGCCTGGCGGGCGTGTCGGTGGTCAGCGCCATCTGCGCCGCCCCCGACCCCGCCGCCGCCGCCAGCGAGCTGCGGCAGCTCACAATTTGA